The following proteins are encoded in a genomic region of Sorangiineae bacterium MSr12523:
- a CDS encoding DUF1801 domain-containing protein produces the protein MFRVDANSLDEYFSADPSRERDLRQLDALIRKRAPSLAREFFRGTAEGKPGMSMKMIGYGKFQYKTKSSKEAIDWPLIGLALQKNYISLYVSSVRDGQYVIDEYAGQLGKVSTGKGCIRFKRFEDLDLEGLTVMLKSIEDDVRKGRASSRYNRVAKE, from the coding sequence ATGTTCCGCGTCGACGCCAATTCCCTGGACGAGTATTTCTCGGCCGATCCTTCCCGTGAGCGCGACCTACGCCAGCTGGACGCGCTCATTCGGAAGAGAGCCCCGAGCCTCGCGCGCGAATTCTTTCGCGGCACGGCGGAGGGCAAGCCCGGTATGTCGATGAAAATGATTGGGTATGGCAAGTTCCAATACAAGACGAAGTCGTCCAAAGAGGCCATCGACTGGCCTCTCATCGGATTGGCGCTTCAAAAGAATTACATCAGCCTCTACGTCTCCTCCGTGCGCGACGGCCAATACGTCATCGACGAATACGCCGGCCAACTCGGAAAAGTGAGCACTGGGAAGGGCTGCATCCGCTTCAAACGCTTCGAAGATCTCGATCTGGAGGGCTTGACGGTGATGCTGAAGAGCATCGAGGACGACGTACGCAAAGGCCGCGCCTCGTCGCGGTACAATCGGGTGGCAAAAGAGTAA